One Coffea eugenioides isolate CCC68of chromosome 2, Ceug_1.0, whole genome shotgun sequence genomic window, aaGTAAATTTTAAACTCAAGCGCATAGTTTTCTATTTTTCAAGTGAGTGCACACGCAGTTGATGGAGAGATTTTATACCCATATAATAAAATCGTGTCGAACTTTATGGACAATTATCAGGCACATCAATCAGAACGTTTGACTGTGTTCATCCGCCGCATATTTTCATATGTGTCAAATATATTTTCGCTCTAATACGTTTTAGCCCTTTTATTGCTTGTTGTTTTCAGTGAAAAAGATGCAAAACTTTGCTTTCATGCGTCTGCGATTGTCAAACTTCTGTTCCGCATATTTTCATATGTGTCAAATATATATACGTTTTAGCCCTTTTATTGCTTGTTGTTTTCAGTGGAAAAGATGCAAAACTTTGCTTTCATGCGTCTGCGATTATCAAACTTCTCTTCCGGATATTTTTATACGTGTCAAATATATATTTTCGCTCTATACACGTTTTAGCCCCTAGAAAAGCTTGATAAGAGGCATAAATAGGCCAAATTATTAGAGGTTCCTGGTTCCCCTCGTCAGCAAGCAACTTGCCTTCGCCAATCATAATGTACCATTGCAACCCTTTCTCTATCTTTATCATGTTACACATTTGGTTTTGGTTAGTAGATGGCGGTGGCGTGCGTGAGAGTGGAAGATAAAGCAAGAAAGCGATATGTGCAGTATGAATGGCTAAATAAATGATGGGCAATTCTCCAATGCATTCAACAGTACAGGGAGTGTCCCTTAAATCTGACCTTCTCTCTGGCAACCGAGTGAATTTCGAATAATTTCTCTTCTCAATCGTTTGAAGCTTAAAGGATGTGTGTGTGGCGCGTTCTAGCTGGTTAGTTAGGTACTTTTTCTTCTCAAAGACTTATATGTTGTGAATGTTGGGGAATTTATGCTTAATGAAATCGGGATGATGGCTATTGGAGGCATCCCAAATCAAGATACAAGCTTGATCAAAATATCAATTCCCTCTAAAACCCCAATCCTCCAAAACCACAAGAAACTTGTATTGTTTGTTGGGCATTTGAAGCTTAATTTTGTCTATCAAGTGTACTGGCAAAATGCTTAGCAATGGCTGTTTCCCTATATATCATTCCATCAACTTCAAGCGCAACGACCAGTTCATAGTTGGCTGATATTGATCTTTACCAATCCTTGGAAATTTCGACTGAAGTATGCAAAAAATACTTGGAAGTTTCCGCCTTTATATGCATAATTTTGAAACAACCGTGACCTTGAATCTCTTATTCACTTTAACTAGAAGGAGGTGATTGTGTACAAGGATGACAGCAAGAAACCACCAATCGGTCAAGGGCTTAATAAGCCAGCTGAGATGACTCTTCTTATTAGACAAATGATGATAAATGATGATGTATAAAAAGCTAGGCAAATTCTGCTATTAAAGCAAGGAGTTAGCTACGTGAAATGGTTCCTTTTGGTTGCTAGTGACTACGGGAGAGTAGCAGACAAATACTGAAATGAAAGGTACAAAACCATTTAATAATTCATACCAGCTTCACCAATCTAATTCTGGTACTGAGAAAATTCGTAAAAGGGAAATAAATTGGTGATTGGGTTTTATTGTACTCTTGAATCCCAACTAATCTTGATTCATTCTTCACTCTTTCAATTATAACCATTAATTTGAGGGGATCATTAGCTTAATTTCCGGTACAACTCTCTGCTTTGTCAATTTGGAGAATTTTATTTGGTTTAGTGGTTAACTTGATACTTGTCCAGTCACTCTCATCTGCAATCAAGAAAACTAGTTCAAAGATTGTATTGACAATTATAACATACCAGCTCAAATGTGAAAAACGACTTGTATAATATAATGTGCttgacacttttttttttactatgcTAGTGGTCGCATTTAATTGTCCATTAAAATGTAAAATAATcctaaagaaaaagaatgaatggCCGAAATGGTCACTTAACTATTTAAAATGACACCCTTTGATCATCAAACATTTTTTATGGCaaaaaaggtcactaaactcgcATAAGCGCACCAGCGGACtcattttaccaatttttaCCAGTGAATCATCCGGTTACAAGGCTACGTAAAGTGGAGGAATATTTGTGAAGGGggtaaaaatatcccaaaaaaatATGGTAAACCTGTTTCTTCCTTCCTCGCAAGttgtaccaaaaaaaatttgctGGACTGGAGTGATGATTCAGACGAGGTCCATGATGAAAGAGAATATGAAGATAAAAGACAATCCCAAAGCCATCAGCATGGCAAGAGAAGTCGTCAATACGAGAGGGAATTCGATAGAGATTTATTTGATGGAGAAAAAAAGTACACGACTATTACTTAAGAATATATTCAAGTATGAGAGGGAATACTGATAGGTACTATCACAGCACAAGAAACACAAGAAACTATCACTCAAGAATATATTCAAGTAACTTATTGtagatggattttttatttatttagttttcGTTTGGGGAAGATAGAGATGGATATTTAATTACTGGATATTAATCCATGGATTTTCCTCATCAAGTTTCAAAGCCAAAGGGCATTAATTTAGTCACAAATTCCTGGATAAATGCACAGGGACTTGTATTGTTCTTCAAACACTTGCTGATCTAATCAATACCCATTAGAACTTATCGGACAGACAGTAACATAATTTGATTTGGGGATACAAGAactaggccttgtttggattgcaatatttcttcaaaaaacttttatgtttttacAAATACATTTCTTAGTAACCTCTTGTATCTCATATATATTAAATCATTATAAtacatttttctataaaaactctAGAAAATAGTAATCCGAACAAGGTGGAACTTCACTCTTCATCCCCTAATCCAAATGCTCAGAGAATGTATTGATGGTTTGATACCGTAGAAGACTACTACGCACTAATAAATGCTATCCATAACAACTAGGGATAAATTCAaaaacctctcctgaggttttTGGCTATTTCACTCACCTCATtacaagttttaaaaattatattaatcTTTCTTGAGATTTATTATCTTATAATATCTAGATTTAATCAACAATTAAAAGTGATATTAtgagagagaaaataatatgattCTACTATTGCCCCTCATCtactaaattgtttaattaatctaatacCTGCCCAAAATATTAACGAAAATACTAAAATTTGCTATTTATCACCAGAgattaaatcacatatagcatcAAAAATAGTATTTCATTCTATATATTTAATGTAAGATTTAAATTGCTCTTTTTAGCTACAAACTCATTGTCAAATATGATtaacaacaaataatcaaaaaatctATGaccaaaatattacaaagagTAAACTTTAATATcataaaaatctcaacaaatacCCTTAATATGTTGACAAAAATATTTATGATGTTAAAATTTGTTCTTTGTAATATTTTGGCTGTAattttttttgattatttgttattgATCATGTTTGGTAATGGATATATAATTGAAAAGAGTAAtttgaattttgtattaagtgaaaaatataaaatgatataatattttttgataCTATATGTGATTTCATCCCTAATAATAAACAGGAAATTTTAGTAGTTTTATTTAATATGTGGATTGgcattaaattaattaaataaataaaatagtagaTGAGGGACAATGATGAAATCATATTATCTTCTCTCTTCCAATATTACATTTTAATTATCGATTGGATCTAAATATTTCAAGATAATTAACTTTAGGAGAGGTtagtataatttttgaaacctagAGGGAGGTCAGTAAAATAGTTAAAAACCTcagaggaggtttctgaaattatccctaacaATAAATCAAGCTATTGCCGCCCGCTCAGGCTATgagtaaaactaaaactaaaactaaaaaccgCAACCGCTTCAATTTCAAGGTATTGCCATTGCCACCCGGCCTTCGTATTCTTAGACCCCATTTTGCAGAACCCCACAACTTTCAACACCCATTCTCAAGTTTTAACCCCTTAATCCCTTCAGACAGTGATCGACGTGAAGCTTGTGGGTTTTGCATTCGCATTTGCATTTGCATGCCACTCTTGTTTTGTGCCAGTTTGATCAAATCTTCAAAGATGgtcaaatcttccaaaaatagCAGTAAGTTCTTCCTTTTCCGAAGCCCATTTTGTATGTTTGTGTAAATTCGCTTTTACTGAATGCAGGGGTGCATCCATGGTGAGGtttcttgtaaatatttgtaCTTTCTCATGTTTCTTGATGTTTATCGATTAGTGGGCCTCATGATCACAGcctattctttttttcttggtaATACTATAAACATCAAGATCTCCTGGAATGAACATTACCGCCAACTGATAGTCTCCTCTGAACAGTATTTGGTCAGTcaggcagcagcagcagcagccctTCAGGTTCAGGGTCTTCATCGGTCCATGGGCAAATGAACTGCCCTTCGTCTTCAGGGTCTTCGTTGGTTTATGGCCAAATTAACAACTCAAGCAGTAGTACATCTTCCCTCAATAGCCCAGGAGGTTATAAAAATCCCTTTGCTTCATATGATGTTTTATATATTTGGACAGGCATTGTGATTGCAGATTGTTATTTTTTGATGTTGGATATTCATTGTCTTTCCTTTCCTATTATTTCTTATTCTAAACTTAGAAGTCGTTACAATGATGCAACCTGTGACCAAGGATGTGATATGTAGTTCTACCTAGTTGAATTTGTAGAGTACGGCATCTGCGCTGCTTTATTTAGAATTTCAGTTGGTTTCTTTTTCTATCTTCTTGTAGGATATTTTGCGTCTAATCAGAACCCTCAGCAACCATGTCAACAGACGCAAGTTGGTCCCCTTCATGTCACTTTTAGCTCGTCAGATCAACCTGCTTTTGGGTTTTGGTTTGGTACTCGTGGCAGCTCCTGTGAATCAGCATCCATTGGCTCTTCTGCGAGTGTGTCTAGTAGATCACCTTTTGGCTCTCGGAATGAAAAGTCTATTCTCGGGAACTCAGGCTCTCAATTTGGAGTATTAGGCACCATTACCTTTGGTTTGTCAAACAGCACTTCCTCTGGCTTTGGCCAGATATCATCATTTGGTTCTGTGCATGTGAATCCTGCTTCAAGCAACAGAGGACATGGATATTCAAGTGCTCCTGCATTTGGAGCATCAGGCACCAGAAACGTTGGTCCATCAAACACCAGATCCTGTGGCCCTAGCCAGAAACCGTCATTTGGCCAGTCAGTGTCAAGCTTTGGTGGGAGCAACTTGCCTGGGAAGACTCCATTTGGTACTCAGAATTCACATTCTGGTAAGTATAACCTATGCTTCGCATTAGTAACAGTTGAATCGTAAAATGACTCTTTCAAGCTTAGCATCAAAAGAGAAGAGATGCACAGGTTCTTGCCTTTTACTTTTGTACAAATTTGTCAGTTGCTTCTGTATCTTCATTTAACTAACATTGACTTCTCTGCTCTTCCAAAGGAACAAATGACTCTAGACTGGCAACCCAAGCAGGTGGTCAGGTTATCAATGAGCTACAGTATGTGCATCCTAAAAACTCTCATTATAACTGaccatctttcttttgttttcttttatccattttatgtgaaaattttccataTGAGCAGACCTTCCCTGTAGTAATTCAACTTTTTGATAAACTGTTTATGTGAAAGATTTTGGCTACACAAGTGcaggtgatttttttttttttttgcagaatgTTTTCTCAAACCTTGATAGATAACTTTCCATCATAACGCCtatgatcaactcattgagatGCATGgactgaaaatttttttgaaaattctggATGAGTCCTTTTCAATTTTACATTGGCAAGAAGTTTCaccatccctctctctctctctccctctcgcCCTCCCTCCCTcgctccctctccctctctttgTCATACATGTACACAGGTGTAAGAATATGTTTTGTTTTATTGTATTCCCTTGTTTTGTGCTTTGTTCAGGAAGCTGTCTGAGCTTTTACTCTTTGGAATGCTCTCCTATGTGTTAGCTTGTTTTGTATTGATGGGTTTAATTGCTAATACTGTTTCTTCAGGACAGCCTCTCTGGCTGCTGAAGTCGTTCAGTCCACTGGCTCAAACTCTTTTAGGTCACAGCACGAACTGCAGATTTTAGTTGATGACCCTGGCTGTACACTATCAGTCCAACTTGGGAATCCTGGCATACATGTAAGTCTCGAAATCTGATAGCAAATCTAGGGAGCATGGGTATTTCATGATGTTTATATTCTCTgtgaatgtttttttttttgtgtgcaGATGATTCACCCGAGGGAAACAATAAGCACATGTACTTTTGCAacttatttgaaaaaaaaaaatcgaaagaAGAAACATCTTTAACATAATTCATTTTTGGAACATAACATTTTTTGTGCAGATGATCCACCTAAGGGAAACAATAAGCACATGTACTTTTGCAacttatttgaaaaaaaaatcgaaaGAAAAAACATCTTTAACATAATTCATTTTTGTACAAGATGAATTTCAACACGATGAGGTGCAACTAGCCAATTTTTAAATGTAAAACCGTGGAAAGAGACTCCTGACAACCGTATTGACTTGTAAAACTTTCTTAGTATTCAGAATTATGTCAATTTATTGTAGACTTCTAGCATTCTAGCAAGTGTTTTGAATGTAAATTTGGATTTCCAGGTTATACTTGTGAACTATTTTGTTATGTTACGTTTAGAAGGCTAGATATCTATAAGTACTTGGATTAAGGAAGATTGTTGTGCACTGAGACCATTTAATCTAGTGTCcttaaaggaaaaaattttaaaataggtattGTTAGTTTAGAACATAATGCTGAAGTTCTGCAGCAATCTTAATTCAAGCTGTCTTGAGCTTTGCTGACTGTAGTGAAAAGGCCAAGACCCTGCATGTTTAGGCGAGTGTCAATGCATGGCATTTTCAGAAGGCTACTGCTTTGTTTACCCCCAGATTTGATGAGAGGGAGTGCATGAGGTCAATAGAAATGCTTCTTCAATGGAGTTTTTGAAGACTTTTCTCTTGCAGGTATCTGAAAAATCCACTTCAGCCAGAGGATCTATATTGATGGGAAGTCAACATTCTTCTCTTACTCATAATCAGATATAATATAAAGAGTGCAGTTCCAATAGTATTGTTGAACTTTGAAAATAGCAATTTAGCATGAGGATAAAATTTGGAGAACCTGAACTTAGAACTCTTCTTTGCTCCTGGCATCCTGCCATCACTTCTGCACTAATTTCCATCAATTTTTGTCTTCCTAGGAGGAAGAAAGTATTGATTAATTTACCAATCCATGTGCCATGCGTGGTAAAGAATGTTCAATATTTAACAGCCCTTTCTTGCAGGTTAAGGTGTTCTGTAATGAAGAAAAGGTAGCAACTTTCAAGGTGGATAATGCGTTGATCTCAAAGGAAAATCCTGGGCCTCAGGTTTTTAATTCCACTAAAGACTCTCCATGGAATGATAAAGCAAAAGAATCATCAGGACAGCAGGGTACATCCAATAATATGAATGAGAGTGGTATGCATTGAATATTGCTCTCTTATATTCTAAGTGTACATGATACTAGAACATGCAGACTGCATGACTCTGCTACTAGAGAAGATAGGTTCTTCAAATTGTTAATCCTCAAAACAAAATATACCAGTTTATCTACCTTGTCTAATAACTTTTCACATTACAGTACGTATAATATGAGTTATCTGGCAATGTCAGTCAGCACAATGAACTGAGAACttattgaaaaaattttgtattaCATTATGTTCTACCCGGTTAATAGTTGCATTTGGAAGTAAAAAGAGGGACGTGCCAAAGCAGATTTTTGTATATCTAATTTCCTTCTCCAGGCTGATGATTTAATTAATTGCCTTCCATTCCTAACTCCTTTTACTCTTTGTTTCATAGGAACATCAGATCAAACAAGCAATGCCGAAGTTGTCCAGAATCGTTCTGTGGGATCCAACTTGAACACTAATGGGGTAATTTACAATGACAATCCCATTCCAGCAGGATGCTTTCATATTATAGTAAAAGAAGATGACGATGGAGAAGTTGCAGACAGTGAAGAGGGAGAAGTAGCAGACAATGTTGGACAGAACCCTAATATTGCAGCTATCATGCCAAAGATCCATAGTGCTGACTGTTATACCAAACCGCCAATCAACGAATTAGCAGCAAGGGAAAGGGCTGAACCAGGATTCTGTGCCTGTGTCAAGGACTTTGTTTTTGGAAGACAGGGCTACGGCAGCATCAAGTTTTTGGGGGAAACAGATGTGAGGGAACTTGACCTGGAGTCTCTTATTCAGTTTAACCATGGAGAGGTGATTGTGTACATGGATGAGAGCAGGAAACCACCAATTGGTCAAGGCCTTAATAGACCAGCTGAGATAACTCTCTTCAACGTCAGATGCATTGACAAGAACAGCAGGAAAGCATACATAGATGGACCGAAGGTTGAGAAATACAAGGAGATACTCAGACAGAAGGCAGCCGAGCTAGGTGCTGAGATGGTTTCTTACGATCCACAGCAAGGAGAGTGGAAATTCAAGTTCCAACATTTCTAGGGAACTACGACTCCAGATATTGAGAGTAAATCACACCTTGCACGTCCTGGTTGCATCCTCTAGCTGTCTAGTAAAATATCATGATGCGTAGATGGTTGTAATCAAACATTTGCAACTCGTCCATTAGTATCTTCTTCATATTCATTCTGCATTACACTAGGTCCCAGTTTCTTATCATAGATGATAGATGCTTTCAACTTTTGAATGCAGTTTACGGTGGAGTGATGGTTAAAGTTCtctagttctttttttttcttcttcttcttttctttctttttcattctaATTGTGGGAGATCAAGTATTGCAGAATGGTATTGATCATGTCCTTTTTCTTGTGGCTGGGAATTTCTTGGAAACAGAGATGAAGAGAAATGGTAAACGAAGCAGATTTGCAGAGTCGTGACTAGTGGCTATACTTTGTTGTGGCCTTAAATACATGTACGAATCGAAATTCTTTTCAAGAGAGAGGACTGAGGAGGTCGTCCCATTGTCCATGTCCATTCAAACAATCCAACAAGCTTTGGAGCCCTTGACGGTTTTGATGACTTTGAGTTGCAAAGGGTTGGAATCATCTTAGAACGGATAAAGCATCTGATTTTAGCCCTTTACCGTTTTTGAGGAaactcagaaaaaaaaaaaaaaaaaaacatgttcaTAATCAGGGGTAGTTCCCTATATTTATTGCAAATAGATGTCAAAGTTACACAATCTACATATGCAAAATCTTACATGAATACTTGAAAGAAATCAACCGAGAAAAAGAAGGGGGACTTCATTTATGGTGTAAAAAGTGGACATGAAAATGGTAACAGGGCACGCGCACTTGGACTCGTGTCTGACACCTTAGCTAGAGTTGTCATGAGAGGTAAGAGTTAAAGATTACAAAGACTAAGAGAAGCCTTAGTCGAATTCTGTTGTTAAAGAATGGAGCAAATTCTGCTATCATCGGGAACATAGCTGACAACAACATATTGGCATTGTGGACAAGAGGGGGGAAGAGGCTTTGGTGGATCATTATCTGGCTTGTCAGGCTTAGCGGGGACAGTTTTAGGAGGATCAGGTTTTTTGGGAGGTCCAACACTTATAATTTCTGCAAATTTTCCTGTCTTCCTCACTCGAGTAATTACACACACTGGATCAACTTCACCAACAACAGTTACTATCCCCTTGGCCGCATCCGCTGTTACCTGATCAACACCTGCACATCCATAAGcaaaaagatatatatatatatatatattgtcatTCTTGAACCATTCAAGAAACTGACAAGAATTTATGCTGCAGAACCATTTCCCATTTCACTCTTTACATCTCTAAGTAATCTGTCTAGGCATTGGAGTCAAAATCTTGAAAACACAGGAAAGCAGGTTattaaattaaagaaagaaaagggtcaAAACCTTGAAGCTTGGTAACTGCTTTCAGCACATCACTCTTACATTTGTGGCAGTTAATGTTCACTTTCACTTCAGTTTTCTGtgtcaagaaaagaaaaatctgagTCAAGAAAATTTGATGTAtcatctaatatatatatatatatatatatatatttggggTATACGTATTAATGCATTAGAAAAATCTAATTTAGGTGCTACATATATGCTACGTACCTTCATAGCAGAAGCAGCAAAGCAACCAAGGAGGAGATCCGAAGTGACCTCAAATTCCAGGTTGCGAAAAATGTGCtatttgtccaatttaattttggtgcaagaagaagaagacatgTGTATGTACTTAAAGAGCAGGAAGAAGTTGATCAGTTTCGTGTAAGACTTTCTCCATCAATCAGCCAGCGAGATTTGTTGACCCTTGGCTGTCAAATGACGTTACGTGCATGACGTACATAATCAAGCCAGTAAAAACGTCATGATCCAGCATGACCAAGACTTTTTAAGTTTGTGGACTTCTTGTAATTCAATTGCTAAGTtgcaaaatataaaaattgGCTAATATAACAATTACACTTATGACTGCAAACGAATCGGAACTATTGAATAAGAGGGAATCTACAGTCGAGAGGAAAGGAACTATTGATGATTGACATAAAGGTGAAACAGTTAAAGAATTTGATATAAGTAATTGATTATCACAGTATCCGCTCGTGGTTGTGGCGAAAAATGGCCAGTCGAGTTGGTCGAGTCGAACTCGAGCTAAAAATATTAAACTCATCGACTCGCGAGctcgaatatatatatatatatatatatttttttttaatagtaaaattatatatatattcttaatattttattatttattaagacaaaaatatttttcatttattttttaaaaaataaaataactatttttatttttttgagctCAAATTCGAGCTCGAACTTCAAAATTGTCAACTCATCGAGAGGGCTACAAACGAGCCGAGTCAAGTCAAGTTTTGGTCTAATGGAGCTTAATCTTAACTTAGTTTTATCGAAATCGAACTCGAGATTGTCAACTCATCGagagggctgcaaacgagccgaatCAAGTCGATTTTTTGTCTAATCGAGCCGAATATTAACTTAGTTTTATCAAAATCGAACTCGAGACTTAGTTTTATCGAGAaatcgaactcgagctcgagttcgagttcgataAAACTAAGTCAAGATTCGGTTTGATTAGGTTAAAACTCGACTCAATTCGACtcgtttgcaaccctaattATACTAAAAATATGCAGAATACGATTATTAAAGGATAAGAAAAATCCTTGAAACGCGATCCTTCTCCATTCGTCAGTAAAATTATCCGTTCTTCTTTCAACTTGTTGTAGATGAAACTGTCTACTATGGAACTAGATTGTAAAAAGTGACATGGAGTTTGAGTTCCTCAAACCTATGACTACTGTTCAAGGATGTTGTTGGTACATACTACCAATTAGTCTGTCATTTTCGCTAAAAAAACGCATCCTGCTGTGAAATGATAATAAATTTGTGATTAGGCAGGATGGATTACTATTTTGTATCCGTTTGGATTactatttttagaatttttttgtAGAAAGATGTACCGTAGTAACTTGACATTTTCAATAACCTCTAATTCTCTCGCATGTATAGGGTTAATTGTTCCAAAGCATTCTAGTGTAAAGAATTCTTTATAGCATGAATCAATTGCAATCTTGAATcgtattttatttcttttccttttcctaaaaaaaaacatttatttTCTTCTACATGTGGGTGATCAACCAGCAATAAAAATTTTGGATTCAATTTTCCCTTGTCATTTCCATTCCAATTGCTTAAATCTCATTCTTCtcctacctttttttttttttttttttttaaaaaggacaATCGACCAAAAGGCCCATGGAAAAAAGCTTTAGTTTTGGGCCAATATTGTATTCCATCTACTCTTCGTGATGGCCATAGTGCTTGACTCATCAGGCATTGCTTTTGATTTCAAAACAGCCCAAGTTCAAACTAAGTCGGTCACATTGGGCTTAGTGCCACACCCCTTTGAAAACTTATTAACATGGTTTCAACACtcgcatttttttttttgaaatgttatttaCACTCCCATTTTTGTTATTCACACTTAGGGCTGGAACTGAACCAAATAACTCGCGAACTTGagcagctcgagctcgagctcggttGACCAagttcaagctcgagctcgagctgctCGTTAGAgctatcgagtcgagctcgatctTGGAAATATGATACTCGAGAGATCGACGAGTTCTATCGagtttttttataatatatattttaat contains:
- the LOC113760312 gene encoding nuclear pore complex protein NUP98A-like, translating into MRGKECSIFNSPFLQVKVFCNEEKVATFKVDNALISKENPGPQVFNSTKDSPWNDKAKESSGQQGTSNNMNESGTSDQTSNAEVVQNRSVGSNLNTNGVIYNDNPIPAGCFHIIVKEDDDGEVADSEEGEVADNVGQNPNIAAIMPKIHSADCYTKPPINELAARERAEPGFCACVKDFVFGRQGYGSIKFLGETDVRELDLESLIQFNHGEVIVYMDESRKPPIGQGLNRPAEITLFNVRCIDKNSRKAYIDGPKVEKYKEILRQKAAELGAEMVSYDPQQGEWKFKFQHF
- the LOC113762699 gene encoding heavy metal-associated isoprenylated plant protein 43, with the translated sequence MKKTEVKVNINCHKCKSDVLKAVTKLQGVDQVTADAAKGIVTVVGEVDPVCVITRVRKTGKFAEIISVGPPKKPDPPKTVPAKPDKPDNDPPKPLPPSCPQCQYVVVSYVPDDSRICSIL